The genomic interval CTCGCAACGAGGTATTGCTGCAATTGGCCACGTTTAGAGCAAAGACGATGTGGGGTCTGGCAATGATGCCACTTTAGTGCAGGTTTCACAAGCTCAGCGATGCTGCTGAGGCACTTCTTGATTCTAATGAAATCTGTGCCAGGGCACCAGATTTTCACCAAGATAAGGGTGGCTCTTCACATGGTCAACGGGGAGAGACAGGCTGTTCCTGCCCTGAATCACACGAGATGAGCCTGCCTTGGCCAAGCCTTACCTCAGTGACAGTGTGTAACACTAACCTCAGTGACAGTGTGTCTCACCGAGCACCCACGGAGCCACAAGGGAGCTGATGGAccatgagcagcagcaaagggcagGGGTTCCTGGAACATTTACCTTCCCTGTGTTCAGCCTCTCCCAGGACCATGTAGCGAGATCCCAGCTGGGCTTGGAACGGCTCCACAAACGTGGTGTCGACACAGACCCGGTActgagctgagctgtgctgagTGGTGAGAATGGCTTCGGACCGGACCAAGTCATAGCAGCATAACCTGGGAACGATCGATTTGGGAAGCTCAGTGGTACAGAGATACAACAATTACAAACAAAGGGAGGGGGGGTCAGCCAGTGAAGGAAAGGGCTGGCCTGCATGGAGACCAGGGGACCCACCTCACCTGCCAAACGTCCTCAGCACCTCCCCGTCTGGGACTGAGCTGTTGATCTCCCACGGGAAGTAATAGACACCAGCACTTGGCAGCATCTCACGCAACCACCGTTGGgcctgcagcaaagcaaaagatcTGAGTTCATGCCACCCCAGTGCCTGATCCAGATATTAGATGACATTGCCCCAAAATTCCTTCCTGGCCCAGGGGCCCCCTTccaaggggctgcaggagcattACAGCTTCCCAGCTGAGTCCTGTTTGCAGCTCAGTGCACATGCCAAGCCCCAGGCACCTTGGCATAAAGAGGCGACCTTTCCCTCCTGCAATCCAACGTGAACAGCCACAGGCAGCCCACCAGATCCTCCAGGTTTCCCCCAGGCTGTGGATGGGTTGAGAAAGGTCAAGGAAGTGGAAAAACTGGTGATTGAGGGAAGGCAGGGCTTGAGAAGTTGGGAGAGCGTGAGGGACTGAGATGCAGGAGACCTGGCTGCTGGGGTAACAGGGCACCATGCTGCAAAATTTGAAATATGATCCTGAGTCTGTTCTCATGCTGCAGGATAAGAAATTCCGGCAGTGTCTGAtcctgcagctggagaacaATTACTTGGGCACAAGCTAGTCTGGTTTCGTCAGTAGTCCAGTGGGGTTTAGGAGACAGCGACAAGTGAGAACGATTCACTCCAAGACAAGACTCAGGTGGGACCTCCCGGGAGCTTCAGCGGTGGAGCAGGGCGGGCATAGGCAGGCCAGCCAGAGCGCACAGCACACAGCAAAGCAGGAATGCAGCACAGCTTCGGCAACGTTTTAATTCTGCCCGGCCAGTGCCGTAGCCAGGCAGTTGGCTGTGCCCCAAAGTGGTTTCTTTGGGGTCATTTTTCCCTCCGATCTCCCTCGCAGGGTGCCTGTGTTCAGCATGTTTCCATGCTccatttactgatttttctctctggtgTTCTGGGGGACCCCAAGAGCTGCACAGTGGCCCAGGCAGAGACTCCTGCAAATCGGACAGGTGGGGTCACCCCAATGGGTTTGAGGATCCCCAATACTGATTATGCAGCGGTGGGGACACTGAGCTGCAACCCTGTGGCTTTAACGCTTGGTGCCCCTTGCCCATCTCATGCATTGTTCAGGGGCTTGTAACCTTTCAAAACACCCCACCACCATCCCACGCAGgactgctgcaggcagccaccAAAACCAGGGCTCACCCCTTCTCTGCACAGGCCTGAACTGGGGGCTGGCTGCCCTGCGGCCCCATGCAAGGCTGTGCATGCCCACGGCGGGCTGTGAAACCCTTCTGGCAGGGTCCCAACCTCCGTGCATTCCACAGCTCCCTGCATCTCCACCTCACCCAAcccaaatttaaaaagcaggttCAATTCTGCACCTCCCGAGGATGTCCAGCATCGCTCAGGTTTTGCTCCTGAATCACGCTGTGTGGCAGGATGGGATCAGCCAGGAATGCAAGATGCTTCACGTGCATTTAACGCACTTTTTAACACAACGCTGCTGTGATGTGCTATGTGCCCATTCAACACACTACTTAATGCATGTGCAACCTCAGCTGTGGAACGTTACATGCACATTTAATGCACACTTGGCCCCAAGTGCAGCATGTTATATACAGATTTGGTGTGCTATCTAATGCAGTATTTAATGCATGACCAGTCCCAAATACGGCATGCTATATGaagatttaatgaaatatttaatgaacTGTCAAATGCCTGGCTGCAGATGCAGCATGTCGTGTGTACTCTCGATGCACAGTTTAACGCACGCCTGTTCTATGCACACTCCACGTGCTATTTAATGCAcgcccagccccagctgcaaCACATTACACGTCTATTTACCGCACCATTTCACGCACAATCTAACGCGCACCTGATTCACGCAGCATTCCCAGTTCCAGATTTATTGAGCGCGCGCTTTAAGGCAGgcgcagccccagctgcagctcgTTGTACGCGCAGTTTAATGCACAATTCAAAGCACGACGCCACGCACCCCCCCGCCCAGCTGCAGCCCGTTGCATGCACATTTAAAGCACGATTTAAgccaggcccgggcccagctgcagcccagctccctgctcaccGCTTCGCCGCTGCTTCCCGTGGGAGGCGGTGGCGCTCACGTGGCCGGAGGCGGTGTCGTGGGGGCGTGACGTTACGCAGGGGCGTGACGTTACGCGGGGGCGCGGCCAGCGGCGGCGCGGAGGCCGGTAGTGGCGGGGCCGAGCGGAGCTGTTGCTGCCGCTGCCGATGATGATGGTGAACGCGGACCTGCGGAGGGAGCGGGCCGCCGCCACCTTCCAGCCCGAGCTGCTCACCCACATCCTGGATGGCGGCGCCGAGCGCACCCGCCGCCGCAAGGAGATCGGTGAGGGAGGCCCCGGGCGTGCCGGTCCCCCGCCCCCGCTGAGAGGAGTGGGGCCTGTCCCGGTCAGGGGGGCGCTGTGTGGAGGGGGAGACAGGCAGGGGTGGGGGATTGGGGGAGGCtgtgagggaggagaagggttaaggagaaggaaaacgggggtggggggagagagggacGCCCAAGAGGAGGGATCTGGGGAGAGGGAGACCGGGGGGGGGCGATGTTGAAGGTGGGGAAGCCCCGGGGGAGGTGAGTGGAGAGGGAGAGCcgtgggggggaggggagttgtgggcagagaggctgtggagagagggagaggcagGCTGTAGaggagggggtgtggggaggagaTTTTGGGGAGATCTGGTGGAGGGGTCTGCCTGAAGGGAGGGATATTTGTCCAGTGGCTTAGAGGGGAGCAGGGGTGGTGTTATGTCCCTGATCCCCCTCAGGTCCCCTTTCCAGAAAGGATTTGGGGTGACCCTGATAGGGCAATGTCCTTTTACCTCTGTCTTTCCCCTTACTCCAGAGGGTGAGAGGCAGCTTCCCATGGGCTTTTCCCTTGGGCCCTCccatcctttttccttcctagtATGCTTTTGCCTAACAGTACAAATGTGACCTGTTTCTCACCCACCACTACTGTGATATGTGAGATTAATGAAGTACCtccatcttctttcttttcccagcccACACTGGGGTGGGACTGTCAGAGGCTGGTGTTGTGTAACTTGTGTGCCAAAGGGGACACAGAAAGTCAGTGGCCTCTGGGTACCTTGGTTTCCAGCCGTCATAGTGGGAATAATAGCTGTGCCCTTCTGCAAGGAGTTGTGCGGGGATCAAAGTTCATGAGGCAGTCTGATCCAGCAGTAGTGATGGCTGGGCCTGCAGGTCTTACATCAGTGAATTAACCTCCTGCCAAATCCAGAGTGCTCCTAACTTAAAATGCGGTTTATGTGTCTAATGGGAGAGTGCCCTGTTGCTAGAGTCCTTCTCTCCAGAAGTTTTGACTTCTTTCTGGTTTCATTAACTTTTAACTT from Grus americana isolate bGruAme1 chromosome 18, bGruAme1.mat, whole genome shotgun sequence carries:
- the TEN1 gene encoding CST complex subunit TEN1 codes for the protein MLPSAGVYYFPWEINSSVPDGEVLRTFGRLCCYDLVRSEAILTTQHSSAQYRVCVDTTFVEPFQAQLGSRYMVLGEAEHREGEGPVVKARILTCVEGMNVSLLEQAIQEQRKYFNERQERMGNSTS